A window of the Aspergillus flavus chromosome 6, complete sequence genome harbors these coding sequences:
- a CDS encoding non-biotin containing subunit of 3-methylcrotonyl-CoA carboxylase (methylcrotonoyl-coa carboxylase beta chain), with protein sequence MRAPSPLLRSLSSKTSLSLPYSRRFLTPRFPITVTSKTSLRTVASYTHPHHASAISVLPTAVDTSSPDFKENAEQMKELVDRMSNLHSTISQGGPQKAKEKHIARGKMLPRDRVTALIDPGTSFLELSPLAGHEVYPGEDVPAGGIITGIGTVEGVTCMIVANDSTVKGGTYYPITVKKHLRAQAIAQENKLPCLYLVDSGGANLPHQADVFPDKEHFGRIFFNQARMSSMGIPQISVVMGPCTAGGAYVPAMSDETIIVEKQGTIFLAGPPLVKAATGEEVSAEDLGGGQLHSTISGVTDYLAVDDAHALILARRSVANLNYPKTSVPLKLDDSTIKEPLYDPAELNGIVGTNLRRQIPVHEVIARIVDGSEFAEFKRDYGTTLVTGFARIYGHQVGIVANNGILFSESSLKGAHFIELCAQRNIPLIFLQNISGFMVGADAEKGGIAKNGAKLVTAVACADVPKFTVVFGSSAGAGNYGMCGRAYSPRLMFMWPNAKIGVMGSEQLSSVMEAVGRTADPALKARIDHESEAIFSSARLWDDGVIPPAQTRRVLGLSLAASLGGRVDKDVQTRFGVFRM encoded by the exons ATGCGCGCACCGTCTCCGCTCCTGCGGAGCTTGAGCTCCAAAACATCGCTATCGCTGCCTTACTCGCGACGATTTCTCACGCCTCGCTTTCCAATTACAGTCACCTCTAAAACTTCTCTCAGGACAGTTGCGAGCTATACGCATCCGCATCATGCCTCGGCCATATCGGTTCTGCCCACGGCGGTGGACACGTCCTCACCTGATTTCAAGGAGAATGCCGAGCAGATGAAGGAGCTCGTAGATCGGATGAGCAATCTACATAGCACCATCTCACAAGGCGGACcacaaaaagcaaaagaaaagcacaTTGCCAGAGGCAAAATGCTCCCTCGCGATCGGGTGACAGCCCTGATCGACCCCGGCACATCGTTCCTGGAGCTTTCCCCGTTGGCCGGCCACGAGGTGTACCCAGGCGAGGACGTTCCCGCCGGTGGCATTATTACTGGAATTGGAACCGTCGAAGGCGTTACATGTATGATCGTGGCCAATGACAGCACTGTCAAGGGAGGCACCTACTATCCCATCACGGTGAAGAAGCATCTCCGAGCGCAGGCAATCGCTCAAGAGAACAAACTCCCCTGCCTCTACCTCGTGGACTCCGGCGGTGCCAACCTCCCCCATCAGGCCGATGTATTCCCAGACAAGGAACACTTTGGCcgcatcttcttcaaccaaGCCCGGATGAGCTCAATGGGCATCCCCCAGATCTCCGTGGTAATGGGCCCCTGCACAGCAGGAGGAGCCTACGTCCCAGCCATGAGCGACGAGACTATCATCGTCGAGAAACAAGGCACCATCTTCCTGGCGGGCCCTCCCCTCGTCAAAGCCGCCACAGGCGAAGAAGTCTCCGCCGAAGACCTAGGCGGCGGTCAACTGCACAGCACCATCTCCGGCGTAACAGACTACCTCGCCGTAGACGACGCCCACGCCCTCATCCTCGCGCGCAGATCCGTCGCCAACCTCAACTACCCTAAAACCAGCGTGCCCCTCAAACTCGATGACAGCACCATCAAAGAACCCCTCTACGACCCCGCCGAATTGAACGGCATCGTCGGCACCAACCTCCGCCGCCAGATCCCCGTCCACGAAGTCATCGCCCGTATCGTCGACGGCAGTGAATTTGCCGAATTCAAACGCGACTACGGCACCACCCTCGTCACAGGCTTCGCCCGTATCTACGGCCACCAGGTCGGCATCGTCGCCAACAACggcatcctcttctccgAGTCCTCCCTGAAGGGAGCCCACTTCATCGAGCTCTGCGCCCAGCGCAACATCcccctcatcttcctccagaACATCTCCGGCTTCATGGTCGGCGCCGACGCCGAGAAGGGCGGCATCGCCAAAAACGGCGCGAAGCTAGTGACCGCAGTAGCCTGCGCCGACGTACCCAAGTTCACCGTTGTCTTTGGCTCCAGCGCCGGTGCCGGCAACTACGGCATGTG cGGCCGTGCCTACTCCCCAAGGCTAATGTTCATGTGGCCCAACGCCAAAATCGGAGTAATGGGCTCCGAGCAACTCTCCTCGGTAATGGAAGCAGTCGGACGCACCGCAGACCCAGCCCTGAAAGCTCGCATCGACCACGAGTCCGAGGCGATTTTCTCGTCCGCCCGTCTCTGGGACGATGGGGTCATTCCGCCGGCGCAGACGAGACGCGTACTTGGATTGAGTTTGGCGGCGTCGTTGGGTGGACGGGTTGATAAGGATGTGCAGACGCGGTTTGGTGTTTTTAGGATGTAG
- a CDS encoding putative isovaleryl-CoA dehydrogenase IvdA, with protein sequence MAAASRLPFLFRSTSRSLGSIRKPLIQIPASRTFASKHPKGFVPPTEDELLELRERVQEFTRREITEEVAAKTDAQNEFPAEMWKKLGDAGFLGITANEDYGGLGMGYQAHCIVMEELSRASGSIALSYAAHSQLCVNQLSLNGSPEQKERFLPGLLSGDKIGALAMSEHSAGSDVVSMKTTAKEVDGGYVLNGTKMWITNGPDADFIVVYAKTEPQKGSKGITAFVVEKTFAGFSCARKLDKLGMRGSNTGELIFEDVFVPKENVLGEVNRGVKVLMEGLDLERLVLSAGPLGIMQAALDLVLPYTHVRKQFGTPIAHNQLIQGKLADMYTKLQASRAYTYSTARHIDNSASLSEVSIRTQDCAGAILYAAERATECALDAIQLMGGNGYINELPAGRLLRDAKLYEIGAGTSEIRRMVIGRAFNKEYA encoded by the exons ATGGCTGCCGCATCCCgtcttccattcctcttccgcAGTACCTCCAGGTCCCTGGGGTCAATCAGGAAACCCCTCATACAGATCCCCGCATCACGGACATTCGCATCAAAACACCCCAAGGGCTTTGTGCCGCCCACTGAAGATGAGCTACTAGAGCTACGGGAACGTGTACAGGAATTTACCA GGCGTGAGATTACCGAGGAAGTAGCCGCAAAGACCGACGCTCAAAATGAGTTCCCAGCGGAGATGTGGAAGAAACTTGGTGATGCTGG ATTCCTGGGTATCACTGCCAATGAGGATTATGGCGGCCTCGGAATGGGTTACCAGGCACACTGTATAGTTATGGAAGAGCTTAGTCGTGCATCAG GAAGTATTGCATTGTCGTACGCTGCGCATTCCCAGCTTTGCGTCAACCAACTCTCCTTGAATGGGTCACCGGAACAGAAGGAGCGGTTTTTGCCGGGACTCCTGTCCGGTGACAAGATTGGTGCTCTGGCTATGTCAGAACATTCCGCAGGCTCGGATGTTGTTAGTATGAAGACGACGGCTAAGGAGGTTGATGGTGGCTACGTGCTGAACGGGACCAAGATGTGGATTACGAAT GGTCCCGACGCTGATTTCATTGTTGTCTACGCCAAAACCGAGCCCCAGAAGGGCTCCAAGGGAATCACGGCATTCGTTGTCGAAAAGACATTTGCCGGTTTCTCCTGCGCACGGAAACTCGACAAGCTTGGAATGCGCGGCTCAAACACCGGAGAGCTTATCTTTGAAGATGTGTTCGTCCCGAAGGAGAACGTCCTCGGCGAAGTAAACCGCGGTGTCAAGGTTCTCATGGAAGGTCTCGATCTGGAACGTCTAGTCCTCAGCGCTGGTCCCTTGGG TATCATGCAAGCTGCCCTTGATCTCGTCCTTCCCTATACTCATGTCCGCAAGCAATTTGGAACACCCATCGCCCATAATCAGTTGATCCAAGGTAAGCTGGCCGATATGTATACAAAGCTCCAGGCATCGCGCGCCTACACGTACTCTACGGCGCGGCACATTGATAACTCCGCGTCCTTGTCTGAGGTAAGCATCCGGACACAGGACTGTGCCGGTGCGATCCTGTATGCGGCGGAACGGGCGACGGAGTGTGCACTTGATGCGATCCAGCTGATGGGTGGCAATGGGTACATCAATGAGCTCCCCGCGGGACGGTTACTTCGCGATGCGAAGCTGTATGAGATCGGTGCTGGGACCAGCGAGATCAGACGGATGGTCATTGGACGGGCATTCAATAAAGAGTATGCATAG
- a CDS encoding putative 3-methylcrotonyl-CoA carboxylase subunit alpha (unnamed protein product) codes for MPLSSLLRTASRLRPTAAQKARRAASTVSSTTPKTQNSLDSILIANRGEIALRVGRTAAQHGIRVTTLYTDPDSRAQHALSSPFAFNLGSVSAYLDGDRIIEIAKREGCQGIHPGYGFLSENSEFARKCTEAGLVFIGPPWKAIEDMGDKSQSKKIMTAAGVPCVPGYHGQNQDPSFLEAEADKIKYPVLIKAIKGGGGKGMRIAHSKSEFQAQLQSAKSEAMNSFGDDHVLVEKYITTPRHIEVQVFADKHGNSVALGERDCSIQRRHQKILEESPAPHLPDATRKDLWAKARAAAEAVGYEGAGTVEFIFDNDTGEFFFMEMNTRLQVEHPVTEMVTGQDLVYWQLKVAEGAKLPLTQEEVEAHMASRGHAIEARIYAENPDQGFIPDSGTLLHVRTPTPSEDVRIDAGFVAGDEVSAHYDPMIAKLIVRGNTREEALRKLASALEEYEVAGPITNIEFLKTVCKSPDFVAGEVETGYIEKHREELFTREAIEPEVLAQAALACLHHDSTPVARKQASFEGSAVGFSPSYQSRQITFADLTPGAKDGTKFDVRVQQTDDNTFNVEVGGRTFEQVVSHSNLGSHIVTSFFPHTRLDTTVIRDGDSVIAFQKGTQYRLTIPRAKWMDKALGMKDVTNSVLAPMPCKVLRVEVQAGDVVEKDQPLVVIESMKMETVIRSPQKGTISKVVHQKGDQCKSGTPLVEFAEESGEN; via the exons ATGCCACTCTCGTCCCTTCTCCGCACTGCTTCCCGTCTGAGGCCGACAGCCGCCCAGAAAGCGAGAAGAGCTGCATCTACGGTGTCTTCGACTACTCCCAAAACACAGAATTCATTGGACTCGATTCTCATCGCAAATAGAGGAGAAATTGCTTT ACGAGTCGGACGCACCGCGGCTCAACATGGCATCCGCGTAACTACATTATACACAGATCCCGATAGCCGGGCTCAGCATGCGTTGAGCTCCCCATTCGCGTTCAATCTAGGATCCGTTTCAGCTTATCTCGATGGAGACCGTATCATTGAGATTGCGAAGCGGGAGGGTTGTCAAGGGATACACCCAGGCTACGGATTT TTAAGTGAGAATTCGGAATTTGCGCGAAAATGCACAGAAGCCGGGCTGGTCTTCATTGGACCTCCATGGAAGGCCATCGAGGACATGGGGGATAAGAG CCAGTCTAAGAAAATCATGACGGCGGCAGGCGTTCCTTGCGTTCCTGGTTACCACGGTCAGAATCAAGATCCCAGCTTCCTCGAAGCCGAAGCGGATAAGATCAAATATCCTGTGCTCATCAAGGCAATCAAGGGAGGTGGCGGAAAGGGAATGCGTATCGCCCATAGCAAGTCTGAGTTCCAGGCTCAACTGCAATCTGCAAAGTCAGAAGCCATGAACTCGTTCGGAGATGACCATGTGTTGGTGGAGAAGTACATCACCACTCCACGGCACATTGAAGTCCAAGTGTTCGCAGACAAACATGGGAACAGCGTGGCTTTGGGAGAAAGAGACTGCAGTATACAAAGACGGCACCAGAAGATTCTCGAGGAGTCACCCGCTCCTCACTTGCCTGATGCTACGAGGAAAGATCTCTGGGCAAAGGCACGGGCGGCTGCTGAGGCCGTAGGCTATGAAGGTGCCGGTACCGTTGAGTTTATCTTTGATAACGATACCGGGGAATTCTTTTTCATGGAAATGAACACTAGACTTCAGGTTGAGCATCCGGTGACTGAGATGGTCACTGGCCAGGACCTGGTCTACTGGCAACTCAAAGTGGCTGAAGGCGCTAAGCTTCCATTGACCCAGGAGGAAGTAGAAGCTCACATGGCGAGCCGTGGACATGCCATCGAGGCGAGAATCTATGCAGAGAATCCCGATCAGGGATTCATACCTGATTCTGGCACACTGCTGCACGTTCGCACTCCTACCCCCTCAGAAGACGTCAGAATAGACGCAGGCTTCGTCGCCGGCGATGAAGTTTCAGCTCATTACGATCCAATGATTGCCAAATTGATCGTGAGAGGCAATACGCGAGAGGAGGCTCTCCGCAAGCTTGCGTCTGCGTTAGAAGAGTACGAAGTCGCAGGGCCAATTACCAACATTGAATTCCTGAAGACGGTCTGCAAGAGCCCTGATTTTGTCGCCGGGGAGGTAGAAACTGGATACATTGAAAAGCATCGCGAAGAACTGTTCACTCGCGAGGCTATCGAACCAGAGGTGCTCGCACAAGCCGCATTGGCTTGTCTGCACCACGACTCTACCCCGGTCGCTCGGAAGCAGGCAAGTTTCGAAGGCTCTGCTGTCGGGTTCAGCCCGAGCTATCAATCACGGCAGATAACATTCGCAGATCTGACGCCTGGAGCCAAGGATGGCACCAAGTTTGATGTCCGTGTTCAACAAACGGATGACAACACATTCAATGTAGAAGTTGGCGGGCGCACCTTTGAGCAGGTGGTCAGCCACAGCAATCTCGGGTCGCATATCGTTacatctttctttcctcacaCGCGATTGGACACCACGGTGATTCGTGATGGCGACTCCGTTATCGCTTTCCAGAAAGGGACGCAGTATCGTTTGACGATACCAAGGGCCAAGTGGATGGACAAAGCACTGGGAATGAAGGACGTTACCAACAGCGTTCTGGCCCCAATGCCGTGCAAAGTGCTGCGAGTGGAAGTTCAGGCAGGCGACGTAGTTGAAAAAGACCAGCCACTGGTGGTTATTGAGAGTATGAAAATGGAAACGGTCATCCGCAGCCCGCAAAAGGGAACCATTTCCAAAGTGGTACATCAAAAAGGA GACCAATGTAAAAGCGGCACACCCCTGGTTGAATTTGCTGAGGAGAGCGGTGAGAACTAG
- a CDS encoding dehydrogenase with different specificitie (D-arabinitol dehydrogenase ArbD, putative), whose product MFKSPAARQAVKALSINTRPAAVTAASRPAVANTFFRGLSSTAPRANDEKSKAAKDPILAATNKAPEGALDSEGRFARVDESLQIEYPDDENMPRSPIVQGRGGMHFKRTLAQFSLENKVTLVTGGARGLGLVMAQAIVASGSDLAIVDLNKAEAEEQAQKLVEQFRKENPGLEQMPNVTAHYADVSDPNSVNDALSDIISKHGKIDNLVTSAGFTENFDAISYPHDRLQKLWGVNVDGTYLFATGVAKHLMERKVPGSIVMIGSMSGAIVNVPQPQAPYNAAKAAVRQLAASFAVEWAGHDIRVNCISPGYMLTALTRKILDENPELRDKWISLIPTGKMGTPEDLMGPVTFLLSDASKYMTGADIRVDGGYTLT is encoded by the exons ATGTTCAAGTCACCAGCCGCCCGTCAAGCCGTCAAGGCTCTCAGTATCAACACACGCCCTGCTGCAGTAACAGCAGCATCCCGACCAGCGGTGGCCAATACTTTCTTCCGAGGTCTCTCATCGACAGCTCCCCGTGCCAACGATGAGAAGTCGAAGGCAGCAAAGGACCCCATCTTGGCTGCCACCAACAAAGCTCCTGAGGGTGCCTTGGACTCAGAGGGCCGTTTCGCCCGTGTCGACGAGAGTTTGCAGATCGAATACCCCGATGATGAGAACATGCCTCGTAGTCCTATCGTCCAGGGCCGCGGAGGAATGCACTTCAAACGTACCCTGGCTCAATTCTCCCTAGAGAACAAGGTCACCCTGGTTACCGGAGGTGCCCGTGGTCTCGGTTTGGTCATGGCTCAGGCGATCGTTGCATCGGGATCGGACCTTGCAATTGTCGATCTTAACA AGGCGGAAGCTGAGGAGCAAGCCCAGAAGTTGGTGGAACAGTTTAGGAAGGAGAACCCCGGTTTGGAACA AATGCCCAACGTCACCGCCCACTACGCTGATGTTTCCGACCCTAACTCCGTCAACGATGCCCTCTCCGATATTATCTCCAAGCACGGCAAGATCGACAACCTGGTCACCTCCGCCGGATTCACGGAAAACTTCGATGCCATCTCCTACCCTCACGACCGTCTGCAAAAGCTTTGGGGCGTTAACGTCGATGGAACATACCTTTTCGCCACCGGTGTCGCCAAGCACCTCATGGAGCGCAAGGTTCCGGGCAGCATTGTCATGATTGGTAGCATGTCTGGTGCTATCGTCAACGTGCCGCAGCCCCAGGCTCCTTACAACGCCGCCAAGGCCGCTGTTCGTCAACTTGCCGCGTCCTTCGCCGTCGAATGGGCCGGTCACGACATCCGGGTGAACTGCATCAGCCCTGGATACATGCTTACTGCCCT GACCCGCAAGATTTTGGATGAGAACCCCGAATTGCGGGACAAGTGGATCTCGCTCATCCCCACCGGCAAGATGGGTACTCCCGAGGACCTGATGGGTCCCGTTACCTTCCTGCTCAGTGATGCCTCCAAGTACATGACTGGTGCCGATATCCGCGTTGACGGTGGCTACACCCTCACCTAG
- a CDS encoding C6 zinc finger domain protein: protein MTFGTTPGIVPKDMEKTLSATKKQRGGPRKACNECKQQKLRCDIVQTPADACSRCKGLQIECKVEPSFTRISKRRRNAEMEREIAGLRRRLATNTNHHGHAVQVNVGDGVSQPAGSAIWDPASATLNQGKALSTSIGTQEDNMWRLEDVSLSKPRVARLFEQFFQYYHPFLPLLDPQKPPEHYLCRCPLQAWTIICVASRRAPAELGLLGALTGPLTRLLWSTITSVPQDYAVVKALCLLCTWPLPTTSQRKDATFMLCGLMMQISMQLGLHRPVQAEEFTTFRIGHSEAVKDRLQTWVVCNIVAQNVATGYGQPPGTIYDWALEPASLQDAGYYPPEDLRTRLQIEKFCDRITKSLYNSRPDQAEVIGPERLLIVQLLENELRDMELSFGRNISHINMIHLRAAELHLRYFIFLGSNPRTNDITKLFIATTSFLTQVLDLETSPGQLISYATNYILQMIISAAFGLMKLLKSTFRHHIDFEYGKLLFNGAISALRRISIMDHDRPVRLADVLAQMWNAGDHEQSTEEDILQLKVRCRMSMSHVYDTVWRWRHRFRPRKDPSDTQTTTANPTESTTTMIPDQFDGSMENPTMICPPNLAQGDVFFNEAGFAEIFDSLNWVFDEFPDPFSAPQMV from the exons ATGACCTTCGGAACCACTCCGGGAATAGTACCCaaagacatggaaaagaCACTCTCTGCTACGAAGAAGCAGCGGGGCGGTCCAAGGAAAGCTTGCAACGAGTGCAAACAGCAAAAG CTTCGTTGTGATATCGTCCAGACCCCCGCAGACGCCTGCTCGCGTTGTAAAGGACTCCAGATTGAATGCAAGGTTGAACCGTCTTTCACGCGTATCTCCAAAAGAAG GCGAAATGCTGAAATGGAGCGCGAGATCGCCGGGCTCCGTCGACGGCTTGCCACCAATACCAATCATCATGGCCACGCTGTCCAAGTTAACGTCGGTGATGGGGTGTCCCAGCCTGCAGGGAGCGCGATCTGGGACCCAGCATCAGCAACGCTGAATCAAGGGAAAGCTTTGTCTACCAGCATCGGGACACAG GAAGATAATATGTGGAGACTGGAAGATGTCTCTCTATCTAAGCCAAGAGTGGCACGACTATTTGAGCA GTTTTTTCAATATTaccatccatttcttccaCTTTTAGACCCTCAAAAACCACCAGAACATTATCTCTGCCGCTGTCCATTGCAAGCATGGACGATAATTTGCGTCGCTAGCCGACGGGCTCCAGCAGAACTAGGCCTCCTCGGTGCACTTACTGGTCCGCTCACCAGACTACTATGGTCGACTATCACCAGCGTGCCGCAGGATTACGCCGTTGTCAAGGCCCTCTGCCTTCTGTGCACCTGGCCCCTTCCTACAACTAGCCAGCGAAAGGATGCTACATTTATGCTCTGCGGACTGATGATGCAGATTTCTATGCAGTTGGGGTTACATCGCCCGGTTCAGGCAGAAGAGTTTACAACATTTCGAATAGGCCACAGTGAAGCTGTGAAGGATCGGTTACAGACATGGGTCGTCTGTAATATTGTAGCTCAAAA TGTTGCCACCGGATACGGACAACCTCCAGGGACGATATATGACTGGGCGCTTGAGCCAGCGTCACTCCAGGATGCCGGTTATTATCCTCCAGAAGATTTGCGAACTCGGCTCCAGATCGAAAAGTTCTGTGATCGAATCACCAAGTCTCTCTATAACAGTAGGCCAGATCAGGCAGAGGTAATTGGACCTGAGAGACTCCTGATAGTACAACTATTGGAGAACGAGCTTAGGGATATGGAACTTAGCTTTGGCAGAAATATATCTC ATATTAATATGATACACCTCCGAGCCGCAGAACTCCATTTACGATACTTCATATTCCTGGGCTCAAACCCTAGAACGAATGACATTACAAAGCTTTTCATCGCAACTACCTCATTCCTCACCCAAGTACTAGACCTCGAAACCTCCCCCGGCCAACTTATCAGCTACGCGACAAACTACATCCTACAGATGATAATCTCAGCAGCATTCGGTCTAATGAAGCTCCTCAAAAGTACCTTCCGACACCATATCGACTTTGAATACGGGAAGCTATTATTCAACGGGGCAATATCGGCCCTGAGAAGAATCAGTATCATGGACCACGACCGCCCTGTTCGACTGGCAGATGTGCTAGCGCAGATGTGGAATGCAGGTGATCACGAGCAATCCACCGAAGAAGATATTTTGCAACTTAAAGTCCGCTGTCGGATGAGTATGAGCCATGTCTATGACACGGTTTGGCGTTGGAGACACCGGTTTCGGCCCAGAAAAGACCCTTCGGATACTCAAA CTACGACCGCCAACCCGACCGAATCAACGACGACAATGATCCCCGATCAATTCGATGGATCCATGGAGAATCCGACGATGATTTGTCCGCCGAATCTTGCCCAGGGCGATGTCTTCTTCAACGAGGCCGGGTTCGCGGAAATCTTCGATTCCCTTAATTGGGTGTTTGACGAGTTTCCTGATCCTTTCAGCGCTCCTCAGATGGTGTAA